From Oncorhynchus nerka isolate Pitt River linkage group LG1, Oner_Uvic_2.0, whole genome shotgun sequence, the proteins below share one genomic window:
- the LOC115127029 gene encoding oligodendrocyte transcription factor 1 produces the protein MNVLPNPMTRAHQEQPLPLCSQGAHLQDYSSRCPLGLGAGHGGRLRAMGGPQGPQRPGKPPRELSPEEQQDLRRKINSRERKRMQDLNVAMDALREVMVPYASSSPSSSSSSQGPHSHQQQPGAPPGRRLSKISTLVLARNYILLLGSSLQEMRRLLGEVSVGVGVGVGVNTGPVPRLLLAGGWPLLTGPSQLLLSPESLLTSASSSSSSSSKCPLLPPGHLEGPMAPVQWGSAGAPGGPLCPCVVCRLPRFSHPSPGPRFPK, from the coding sequence ATGAATGTTCTACCTAACCCCATGACCAGGGCCCACCAGGagcagcctctccctctctgctcccaggGGGCCCACCTCCAGGACTACTCCTCCAGGTGTCCTCTAGGGCTTGGTGCTGGTCATGGGGGCAGGCTTAGGGCCATGGGGGGGCCTCAGGGGCCCCAGAGACCAGGCAAGCCACCGCGGGAGCTGAGCCCCGAAGAGCAGCAGGATCTAAGGAGGAAGATCAACAGccgggagaggaagaggatgcaGGACCTGAACGTCGCCATGGACGCTCTGAGGGAGGTGATGGTGCCTTacgcctcctcctctccttcctcctcgtcctcctcccagGGGCCACATTCCCACCAGCAGCAGCCAGGGGCCCCACCTGGACGCAGGCTCTCCAAAATCTCCACCTTGGTCCTGGCCCGTAACTACATCCTCCTCCTGGGCTCGTCTCTGCAAGAGATGCGCCGGCTCCTGGGGGAGGTGAGTGTtggggtgggggttggtgtggGGGTGAACACGGGTCCTGTCCCCAGGCTGCTCCTGGCCGGGGGTTGGCCCCTCCTCACCGGCCCCAGTCAGCTTCTCCTCTCCCCAGAATCTCTCCTGacctcagcctcctcctcctcctcctcctcctccaagtGTCCCCTGTTGCCTCCTGGCCACTTGGAGGGCCCCATGGCCCCAGTGCAGTGGGGCTCAGCTGGGGCTCCTGGAGGGCCACTCTGCCCCTGTGTGGTGTGCAGGCTGCCCAGGTTCAGCCACCCCAGCCCTGGACCCAGGTTCCCCAAGTGA